The genomic DNA CACGGGCGCGGGCAGCGGGATCGGGAAGGCGATCGCGCGGCGGCTGGTGGACGAGGGCGCCTGTGTCGTCGTCGCCGACCTGAACGCGGAGAACGCGGCGGCGGTCGCGGAGGAGCTGGGCGGGGACGACAACGCCGTCGCCGTGACCGTCGACGTCACCTCCGAGGAACAGATCGCCGACGCCTTCCGGGCGGCCGTGCTGGCCTTCGGCGGCGTCGACCTGGTGGTCAACAACGCGGGGATCTCCGTCTCCAAGCCGCTCCTCGAGACCACGGCCGAGGACTGGGACCTCCAGCACGGCATCATGGCCCGCGGCTCCTTCCTCGTCTCGCGCGAGGCGGCCCGGGTGATGACCGCGCAGGAGCTGGGCGGCGACATCGTCTACATCGCGTCGAAGAACGCCGTGTTCGCCGGCCCGAACAACATCGCCTACTCCGCCACCAAGGCCGACCAGGCCCACCAGGTGCGCCTGCTCGCCGCCGAGCTGGGCGAGCACGGCATCCGCGTCAACGGCGTCAACCCGGACGGCGTGGTGCGCGGTTCCGGGATCTTCGCGGGCGGCTGGGGCGCCAAGCGGGCGGCCGTGTACGGGGTGCCGGAGGAGAAGCTGGGCGAGTTCTACGCCCAGCGGACCCTGCTCAAGCGCGAGGTGCTGCCCGAGCACGTCGCGAACGCCGTGTTCGCGCTGACCGGCGGCGACCTGACGCACACCACCGGCCTGCACGTCCCGGTCGACGCCGGCGTCGCGGCCGCGTTCCTGCGATGAGCACCGCCGTGGACGTCAAGGCGTTCGCCGCGGTCGACCTCGGTGCGTCCAGCGGGCGCGTCATGGTCGGCCGCGTCGGCGCCGACCGGCTGGAGCTGACCGAGGCGCACCGCTTCCCCAACCGGCCGGTCCGCACGCCCGACGGGCTGCGCTGGGACGTCCTCGCGCTGTACGCCGGTGTGCTGGACGGTCTGCGGGCGGCGGGCCCGGTGGACTCGGTCGGCGTGGACAGCTGGGCGGTCGACCACGGTCTGCTGGACGCGGACGGCGTACTGCTCGGCAACCCCGTGCACTACCGCGACGCCCGCACGGAGGGCGTCGCCGAGCGGGTGTGGGCCTCGCTGCCCGCGGGGGAGCTGTACGCGGCGACGGGCGTGCAGTACGCGCCCTTCAACACCCTGTACCAGCTCGTCGCCGCCCGGGGCACGGCCCAGTTCGCGGCGGCGCGACGACTGTTGCTCATCCCCGACCTGCTGTCCTACTGGCTGACCGGCGAGCAGGGCACGGAGCTGACCAACGCCTCCACCACCCAGCTGATCGATCCCCGCACCCGGGACTGGTCGCGGGAGGTCGCCGACCGGCTGGGGATCGACCTCGGCCTGTTCCCGCCGCTGCGCCGGCCCGGGGACGCGGCGGGACTGCTGCGCCCCGAGGTGCTGGAGGAGACGGGGCTGGCGGGGCCCGTGCCGGTGACGGCCGTCGGTTCGCACGACACCGCCTCCGCGGTCGTCGCCGTACCGGCATCGGGCGAACGGTTCGCCTACATCTGCACCGGCACCTGGTCACTGGCCGGGCTCGAACTGACCGCCCCCGTGCTGACGGAGGAGAGCCGGGCCGCCAACTTCACCAACGAGCTGGGGCTGGACGGCACGGTCCGCTACCTGCGCAACATCATGGGGCTGTGGCTGCTCCAGGAGTGCGTGCGGGCCTGGGGCGACCCCGATTTGGGCGGGCTGCTGCTGGAGGCGGCGCGGGTACCGGCGCTGCGGTCGGTGGTCGACGCCGGTGACACGGCGTTCCTGGCGCCGGGGCGGATGCCGGAGCGGATCGCCGAGGCGTGCCGCGCCTCGGGGCAGCCGGTGCCCGAGACGCCCGCCGAGGTGACCCGGTGCATCCTCGACTCGCTGGCGCTGGCCCATCGCGGGGCCGTCGAGGAGGCGCAGCGGCTCGCCGGACACCCGGTCGACGTCGTGCACGTCGTCGGCGGCGGCACCCGCAACGCGCTGCTGTGCCAGCTGACCGCCGACGCCTGCGGGCTGCCGGTGGTGGCGGGGCCGACGGAGGCCGCAGCACTGGGCAACGTCCTGGTGCAGGCCCGCGCCCACGGACTGGTCGGCGACCTCGCCGGGATGCGCCGGCTGCTGGCGCGCACCCAGTCGCTGACCCGGTACGAACCGCGCGGCGACCGGGCGCGCTGGCGGGCGGCCGCCGACCGACTCGCCGACCGGTGAGCCGGGGCTCCCCGGCGCCGGGTCCGCCGACTAGTCTGCACTCATCATTCATCCGATGATCGAATACGAGGAGCCGCGATGCGTGTCGCTCTGTTCCTGACCTGCGTCAACGACACGCTCTATCCGGACACCGGCCGTGCCGTGGTCAGGCTGCTGACCAGACTCGGTGTCGAGGTCGACTTCCCGATGGCCCAGACGTGTTGCGGGCAGGCGCACTACAACACCGGCTACCGGCACGAGGCCGAGCCACTGGCCCGGCACTTCGCGGACGTGTTCACGGACTACGACGCGATCGTGACGCCCTCGGGCTCCTGCGGCGCGATGGTGCGGGAGCTGTATCCGCGGATGGGCGAGCGGGCGCGGGCGGAGGGGCGCGGGGACACGCTCGCGGCCGTGCTGGCGCCGGTGGTGCCGAAGACGTACGAGCTGACGGAGTTCCTGGTGGACGTGCTCGGGGTGACCGACGTGGGGGCGTACTACCCGCACACGGTGACGTACCACCCGACCTGCCACGGCCTGCGGAGCCTCGGCCTGGGCGACCGGCCGCGGCGGCTGCTGGCGGCGGTGCGGGGGCTGGAGCTGGTGGAGCTGCCGGGCGCCGAGGAGTGCTGCGGCTTCGGCGGCACCTTCGCCGTGAAGAACTCCGACGTGTCGGCGGCGATGGGCGCGGACAAGGTCCGCAACGCCGAGTCCACCGGGGCGGAGGTGCTGTGCGCGGCCGACAACTCCTGTCTGATGCACATCGGCGGGACCATGACGCGGCTGCGCACGGGCATGCGGCCGGTGCACCTCGCGGAGATCCTGGCGAGCACCGAGGAGGCGGCCGTATGAGCGGGACGTTCGTGGGGATGCCGGCCTTTCCCGTCGCGGCCCGGGAGGCCGTGGGCAACGAGACGCTGCGCGGCAATCTGCGCCACGCCACCCACACCATCCGGGACAAGCGGGCCCGCGCGGTGGCCGAGCTGGACGACTGGGCGGCGCTGCGGGAGGCCGGGAAGCAGATCAAGGACCACACGCTGCGTCACCTCGACCGGTACCTGGTGCAGGTGGAGGAGGCGGTCACGGCGGCCGGCGGCACGGTGCACTGGGCCGCCGACGCGGACGAGGCCAACGAGATCGTCACCCGCCTGGTCCAGGAGACCGGTGAGAGCGAGGTCGTCAAGGTCAAGTCGATGGCGACGCAGGAGATCGGCCTCAACGAGGCCCTGGAGGCCCGGGGCATCCACGCCTACGAGACCGATCTCGCCGAGCTGATCGTGCAGTTGGGCAAGGACCGGCCCTCGCACATCCTGGTGCCCGCCATCCACCGCAACCGCGGCGAGATCCGGGACATCTTCCGCTCCGAGATGAGCGAGTGGGGCCGCCCCGCGCCCGAGAACCTGACGGACACGCCCGCCGAACTCGCGGAGGCGGCCCGGCTGCACCTGCGGGAGAAGTTCCTGAGGGCGAAGGTCGGCATCTCCGGCGCCAACTTCGTGGTGGCCGAGACCGGGACGCTGGTGGTCGTGGAGTCGGAGGGCAACGGGCGGATGTGCCTGACCCTGCCCGAGACGCTGATCTCGGTCGTCGGCATCGAGAAGATCGTGCCGACGTGGCAGGACCTGGAGGTCTTCCTGCAGACCCTCCCCCGCTCCTCCACGGCCGAGCGCATGAACCCGTACACGTCCATGTGGACGGGCACCGGCGACGGCCGGGCCGGGGAAGGGGACGGCCCGCGCACCTTCCATCTGGTCCTGCTGGACAACGGCCGCACCGACACCCTCGCCGACGAGGTCGGCCGCCAGGCGCTGCGCTGCATCCGCTGCTCGGCCTGCCTCAACGTGTGCCCGGTGTACGAGCGGGCCGGCGGACACGCCTACGGCTCGGTGTACCCGGGCCCCATCGGCGCGATCCTCAGCCCGCAACTGCGGGGCACCGGCAGCGAGATCGACGCTTCTCTGCCGTACGCGTCCTCGCTGTGCGGCGCCTGCTACGAGGTGTGCCCGGTCGCCATCGACATCCCCGAGGTACTGGTGCACCTGCGGGAGCGGGTGGTGCAGGGCGGACCGGCCGTCCGGCAGGGCAACCGGGTGGTGCTGAAGCCCGCCAGGGGCCATGCCGCCGAGCGCGCGGCGATGCGGGCGGCGCAGTGGGCGTTCACGCGTCCGGGCGCGCTGCGGACCGGGCAGCGGCTGGCCTCGCGCACCCGCCGTCTGCATCCGCGCACGCTGCCCGGTCCCGGCCGGGCGTGGAGCGGCAGCCGCGACCTGCCGGCGGTGCCCGCGGAGCCGTTCCGGGACTGGTGGCAGCGCACGCGCGGCGGGAAGGACGGGGCGAAGTGAACAGCAGGGAACGCATTCTGGGCCGGGTGCGGCGGGCCCTGGCGGACGTGCCGGACGACGCGGGGCCCTACGAGGAGGCCGTCGCCCGGGACTATCTGCGCGAGCACGGGCACCGGTCGGTGCCGGAGACGGTGGACCTCCTCGCCGAGAACCTGGCGGACTACCGGGCCCTCGTGCACCGGTGCACGGACGGGGAGTTGCCCGAGCTGGTGGCCCGGCTCCTGTCCGCGCACGGTTCCGGGAGCGTGGTGGTTCCGCAGGGGCTGCCGACGGGATGGCTGGAGGCCGTCGACGCGGCGCTCGTGCAGGACTCGGCGGCGAGTACGGCACCGGAACTCGACCGGATCGACAGCGTGGTCACCGGCTGCGCCGTCGCGGTCGCCGAGACCGGCACGATCGTCCTGGACGGCTCCTCCGACCAGGGGCGGCGGCGCATCACCCTCGTCCCCGACCACCACATCTGCGTCGTACGGGTGCCCGACCAGGTCGTGTCCTCGGTGCCCGAGGCGCTCGGACGCCTCGATCCGAAACGGCCGTTGACGTGGATCTCCGGGCCCTCCGCGACCAGTGACATCGAGTTGGACCGGGTCGAGGGCGTGCACGGCCCGCGCACTCTGGAGGTGGTGCTGGTGGACGGCTCGTAGCGCGGCGGGGGTGTCGCTGAGTACACCCCCCGATACGGGTTCTGCACCCAGTGTGGCCCGGCCGCACTCTCCGTAGCGTCTTCCACGAGGCACCGCACAGGGCGTGCCACACGGAAGGTGATCACGATGTTTCGCTCCGGCGCACGAGGCAACCACGACCCCGGCCCCGCCCCCGAGGCACTCCGGCTGGTCAAGGTGACCCGGACGTACGGCTCGGCGGAGAACGCCGTGACGGCTCTTGACGGTGTGACGCTGAGCCTGGGACGCGGCACGTTCACCGCGGTGATGGGGCCGTCCGGCTCGGGCAAGTCCACGCTGCTGCAGTGCGCGGCGGGCCTCGACCGGCCGGACGGCGGCATCGTGTGCGTGGACGGCAAGGAGCTGACGGGTGGCGGCGAGGCGGAGCTGACCAGGTTCCGGCGTGGCCGGGTCGGGTTCGCCTTCCAGCAGTACAACCTGCTGGAGACGCTGACCGTCGCGCAGAACACGGTGCTGCCGCTCAAGCTGGCCGGACGGCGCGTCGACCGCGGGCGCGCCCGCGAGGTGCTGACCTCGGTCGGCCTCGGCGACCGGCTCGGTCACCGCCCCGACCAGCTCTCCGGCGGTCAGCGGCAGCGGGTGGCGATCGCGCGGGCGCTGGTCACCGAGCCGCGGGTGATCTTCGCGGACGAGCCGACGGGAGCGCTGGACACGCGCAGCGCCCGGCAGGTGCTGCTGCTGCTCCAGGAGGCGGTCCGGACGCACGGGCGGACCGTGGTGATGGTGACGCACGACCCGGTCGCCGCCTCGTACGCCGACTCGGTGGTCTTCCTCGCCGACGGCCGGCTGGCGGGGCGGATGGACGCACCCACCCCGGACGCGGTCGCGGAGCGGCTGGCGCACCTGGGCGACGACGTGCCGGCGGGGGTGTGAGCGATGTTCGTACTGGCTCTCAGGTCGATCCGGCAACGCCCCGGGCGGTTCCTCGCGACGCTGCTGTCCGCCTTCCTGGGGGCGGTGGTCATCATGACGTTCAACTCGATGCACGACACGTCCGGGCAGGCCGGCGTCGACCCGGTCAGCGCGGAGACCCTGGGCACGTCGGCGGGCGTCGTCGGCGGTTACGGGACCCTGCTGGTGTTCTTCGCCGTGGCCTCGACGCTGACGGTCAACGTGCGCCAGCGCACCGCCGAGCTGGAGCTGCTGCGCTGCTCGGGGGCGACCCCGGCGCAGATCAAGCGGATGGTCGTGGGTGAGGCGGTGGCCGTGGCCCTGGTGGGCGCGGTGCTCGCCGTCGGCCCGGCGATGCTCGGTGGACGGGCGCTGCTGGGCATGTTCCACGACAGCGGCCAGGTGGCGCGGTCCGTGGACTACACCTTCGGGCCCGTCGCGCTGGCGAGCGGCGTGTCCATCACCCTGCTGGCGTCCGCGGGCGCCGCGTTCCTGGCGGTGCGGCGCCTGACCCGCGGTGGCCGGGAGCGGACCGGCGCGAAGCGGTTCCTGGCCGGTGCGGCGCTGGTCACCGGTGCCTCGGCGGCCGGTGCCACGTTCCTGTTCTCCGCGACCGACGAGATGCTGATGGCGGCACCGGCCTACGGGGCGATCCTGCTGTCGGTCGGTTTCGCGCTGCTGTCGCCGCGACTGCTGAAGGGCGTGCTCGACCGGCTGCCGCTGAACGGCGCGAGCGGCTGGCTGGCCGTGCGCAACCTGCGTGAGCGGGCGAGTCACCTGGCCGGGATCCTGGTCTCGCTGATCCTGTTCACCGCGGTGTCGACGGCGACGATCACCATGCAGTCGGTGGAGAGCGACGCGGTGAAGGCCTCGGGTCTGGTCAAGTCGGTCGACGCCAAGAACCTGGAGACGCTGAACCTCACGGTGGTCGGCATCATCGCGGTGTTCGTGTGCGTGATGCTGATCAACTCGCTCTACGCGGCGACGACGTACCGCTCGCGCGAATTCGGTCAGCAGCGGCTGGCGGGAGCGACGCCGGGGCAGGTGCTGGGCGTGGTCGGCGCCGAGGGCGTGATCCTCACGGTCACGGGGGTGTTCTTCGGCACGGTGGCCGCGCTGGCCGGTGTGGTGCCGTTCACGGTGGTCCGCACCGACGCGGTGCTGCCGGACCAGTTCCCCGGTGTGTGGCTCGCGATGGTGGCGCTGGCGGCGACGGTGACGCTGGGGACGAGCCTGGGCACGGCCCGGCGGGTGCTGCGGACGCCGGCGGTGGGGGCGGTGACGCCGGCCGCCTGAGCGGCGAGGAGGAGAGGGAAAAGGGGAAGGGGGCGACTGCCGTGGCGGTCGCCCCCTCTCGTGTGCCGGCGGGCGCGCTAGTCGGCCTTGGCGTACTCCTTCGCCATGCTGCCCGCGAAGTCGTACACGACGCACTGTCCGTCGCCCACGACCCAGGCGTCGTGGCCCGGCGAGCAGACGAAGACGTCGCCGGGGCCCACCTCGCTCTCGGTGCCGTCGTCCATGCGGACGTGCATGCGTCCCTCGACCACGTAGCAGTTGTGGTGGATCATGCAGCTGTCGGTGCCCGCGATCGGCGCCACGGACTCCGACCAGCGCCAGCCCGGTTCGAAGGTGGCGACGGCGAAGTCGAGCCCTTCCATGTGCACGGCCTCGATGTGCCCGCGGGGGAAATCGCGCCGCTCGTCCGGCTTGTCGAGCGTCTTTGCCTCCAGCATGACGCTCCTCCTTTCCCTGTCCCCACCACTCCATCGTCCGCCTGTCAACTCGGCGGCGCCATCCGGGGGACGCGCGCGGCTCAGCGGGGCGCGCCGCAGAGTTCGGCGAACCGGGCGGCGTCCACGTTGCCGCCGGAGAGGATCACGCCGACGCGGGGCGGCAGGGCGTCGATCCGGCCGTTCAGGAGGGCGGCCAGCGGGGTGGCGCCGCTGGGTTCGAGGACGGTCTTCAGCCGTTCGAAGGCGAACCGCATCGCGTCCCGGATCTCGCCGTCGGACACGAGCACGATCCCGTCGAGCAGGCGCCGGTTGAGGGAGAACGTCAGCTCGCCGGGGGTGGGCAGGGCCTGGCCGTCGGCGATGGTGCGCGGGACCGGCACCGTGACCCGCCGGCCCGCGGCCAGGGAGCGCCTGGTGTCGTCCCCGGCCTCCGGCTCGACACCGATCACCCGGGTGCCGGGGTGCAGGGCCTTGACCGCGGTGGCGCTCCCGGCGATCAGTCCGCCGCCGCCTACCGGGGCGACCAGCGCGTCCAGCTCCCCCGTCTCCTCGACCAGTTCGAGGGCGGCGGTGCCCTGGCCCGCGATGACGTGCGGGTGCTCGTAGGGCGGGATCAGGGTCAGTCCGCGGTCGGCGGCCAGCGCTTCGGCGACGGCCACGCGGTCGCCGGTGTAGCGGTCGTAGGTGACGATCTCGGCGCCGTAGCCCGCGGTGGCGGCCCGCTTGGAGGGGGGCGCGTCCTCGGGCATCACGATCACCGCGGTCGTGCCCAGTTCGCGCGCGGCCAGGGCGACCGCCTGGGCGTGGTTGCCCGAGGAGTAGGCGGCGACACCTCTGGAGAGCTGCTCCGGGGTGAGGCGGGAGGCCGCGTTGTAGGCGCCGCGGAACTTGAACGCGCCGACCCGCTGGTGGTTCTCGCACTTGAGGAAGACCTCGGCGCCGACGAGGGCGTCCAGGGTGCGCGAGCGCAGCACCGGGGTGCGGTGCGCGACGCCCGCCAGGCGGGCCGCGGCGGAGCGGACGTCGTCGAGGGTGACCGGCGGTGTGGTGGTCGTCACGGGTGTCCTCAGGGGGTGTCGGCGGCCGGGCCGGTGTCGGCGCGGGCCTGGGAGAGGTAGTGGTAGGCGGAGGCGCGGGAGATGCCGAGCCGGGTGGCGACGTGCTCGACCGAGCGGCGTACGGCGAACACTCCGCGCCCGTCGAGGTCGCGGAACAGCTGGAGCCGCCGGTCCCGGTCCAGCGCCGCCCAGCTGGTGTCGCGGCGCAGCGGGTGGGCGTCCACGATGGCGTCGACCACGGCGTCGATGTCGTCGCCGAAGGTGGTCGCCGGTACCTGGGCGGGGGTGCGGGCGGTCCCGGCGAGGGCGCCGAGGAGGGCGTGGGCCCGGTCGACGGCGGTGACGTCCAGGTTGACGCACAGGGCTCCGAACACGGCGCCCGAGGAGTCGCGCAGCACCATGGTGGAGGACTTGAGCAGGGTGCCGCCGGCCGTGCGGGTGACGTAGTTCAGCTCGTCGTGCGCCTCGTCGCCGCGGGCCAGCACGCGCATGCCGATCTCACTCATCGCCCCGCCCACCGTCCGCCCGGTCACCGACCCCGCGACGGCCACGACCGAGCGCTCGGGGCGCCGGTAGTCGTGCAGCACCGCCTCGCAGACCGGTCCGAACGTCGCGGCGATCCCGTCGACGACGGGGCGCAGCGCGGCGAGGACGGCGTCACGTTCGGCGTCCAGTGCGGGTTCGTTCATGCGAGTCAGATTACACGTCCAGCCATTGGACGAGGAGTCCAAGGAGAGTGTCGTTCGGCATCGGGGCGCGATCCGCTGTTCGACCACTGCGGCCCCGGGGCCGCTGCACTGCACCCCGGGCGCCGGACGGATCGCCCCGGTTCCTGGACGTCGAGCCGCTCAGGCTGCTCGGCGCGCTCGACATCGCGCTGCCCGCCCTCCGGGCGGGAACTGCGGGAGTGCATGACCCGGCACGGGTATGTCTCCCGCTACTACGAGGCCAATCCCGCCGACGACTACTGGACCTTCCGGTGGACCGACACGGCACTGCTCGGCGGCCTCGCCCTCGCCCTCGTCACGGTCCTTCTGCTGCGCCGCCGGGTCTGACACCCGGACCGGCGCCTGTCACTGTCCGAGTCCCCCGTACGGAGGTCGTTCCCCCCATGGCCAAGGACGCCAAGTCCCCGAAGAAGCTGCGCAGCAACCGTGCCGCGCTCACGCACAAGGTCGGGTACGCGCTGCGCCACCCCGAGCGCGTCGGCCCCTACGTCCGCCGGGCCGGCCGGGACGCGTGGCTGCGGGTCAAGCACCCCGACCACGTCGGCTACTACCGGGCGGTGATGGCCTCCGACACCCGGCGCAGCCCCGAGGCCGCGGTCGGCAGCCGGACGCACGACCGCTGGCTGGCCCTCGGGCAGATGCAGTTCGACTACCTGGTCGAGCACGGGCTGCGCCCCGAGCACCGCATGCTCGACATCGGCTGCGGCAACCTGCGCGGCGGCTGGCGGTTCATCGACCACCTCGACACCGGCCACTACTACGGCATCGACATCTCGCCGGACATCCTGATCGCCGCCAAGAAGATCCTGACCGAGCGCGGACTCCAGGCCAAGCTGCCCCACCTGACCCTCACCGGGGACCTGCGGCTGGAGTTCCTGCCCGACGACCACTTCGACGTCGTCCACGCGCACAGCGTCTTCTCGCACTCGCCGCTGAACGTCATCGACGAGTGCCTGGCGCACGTCGGGCGCGTCCTGACGGACACCGGGTTCTTCGACTTCACCTTCGACCGGACGGAGGACACCGAGCACCAGGTGCTCCGCGAGGACTTCTACTACCGCACGGACACGCTGCTCACCCTGGCCGCCCAGCACAACCTGCACGCGCGGTTCATGGAGGACTGGGAGAAGCGGCCGCACGGCCAGTCCAAGATCCGGGTGAGCCGCTCACCGCTGCCGTCGTAGGCGGCCGATCGAGCGACCCGGGGGCCGGACGGTCCGCCCGGCCCCTACGGGCGTGGGTCGACGCGCCGCCAGGCGGGCCGGGAACCCGCGCCCCGGCGGCCGGCCGCGGCCGCGCGGCGCGGGCGGACCCGGCGGACGCTGTCGCCCTCGTCCCACCAGCGGCCGGCGGCCGCCACCTCGTAGCGCCGTGTCCCGGCCATGGCTGCCGGGTCCCCCGGAGGGACCGCACCCACCCGCGCGTACCTCCTCCTGTGTGATCACTCCGCAAGCCCTGCCCGTTTAAGGCGTTTTGTCTGCTTAGCATGCGGGGTCCGCGCATCGCCCCGTTGTACGAGAGGACACCAGATGGCGCCCACGGGCCGACCCAGCGCACTGGCCGAGCACGCCTTCTCCCCCCACGACGCCGTGCTGGGCGCCGCCGCCCGGCACCTCGGCCGAAGGCGCTTCCTCACCGTGACCGCGGCCGCCGCCGCGCTCGCCTTCTCCACCAACCTGCCGGCCCGCGGCGCGGTCGCCGCGCCCGAACGCACCGCCCGGATCAGCAAGGACCCCTTCACCCTCGGTGTCGCCTCCGGCGACCCGCTGCCGGACTCGGTGCTGCTGTGGACCAGGCTGGCCCCCGAGCCGTTCCTCGAGGACGGCGGCATGGGCACGGAGCGGGTCACCGTGGAGTGGGAGGTGGCCCTGGACGAGTACTTCGCGGCCGTCCTGTCCCGGGGCACCGCCGACGCGCACGCCGAGTACAACCACAGCGTCCACGTCGACGTGAAGGGCCTGACACCGGGGACCGTCTACTACTACCGCTTCCGTGCCGGGGCGTGGCTCAGCCCTGCCGGCCGCACCCGCACCGCCCCCGCGGCGGGCAG from Streptomyces sp. CB09001 includes the following:
- a CDS encoding class I SAM-dependent methyltransferase; its protein translation is MAKDAKSPKKLRSNRAALTHKVGYALRHPERVGPYVRRAGRDAWLRVKHPDHVGYYRAVMASDTRRSPEAAVGSRTHDRWLALGQMQFDYLVEHGLRPEHRMLDIGCGNLRGGWRFIDHLDTGHYYGIDISPDILIAAKKILTERGLQAKLPHLTLTGDLRLEFLPDDHFDVVHAHSVFSHSPLNVIDECLAHVGRVLTDTGFFDFTFDRTEDTEHQVLREDFYYRTDTLLTLAAQHNLHARFMEDWEKRPHGQSKIRVSRSPLPS
- a CDS encoding lactate utilization protein C: MNSRERILGRVRRALADVPDDAGPYEEAVARDYLREHGHRSVPETVDLLAENLADYRALVHRCTDGELPELVARLLSAHGSGSVVVPQGLPTGWLEAVDAALVQDSAASTAPELDRIDSVVTGCAVAVAETGTIVLDGSSDQGRRRITLVPDHHICVVRVPDQVVSSVPEALGRLDPKRPLTWISGPSATSDIELDRVEGVHGPRTLEVVLVDGS
- a CDS encoding pyridoxal-phosphate dependent enzyme, whose amino-acid sequence is MTTTTPPVTLDDVRSAAARLAGVAHRTPVLRSRTLDALVGAEVFLKCENHQRVGAFKFRGAYNAASRLTPEQLSRGVAAYSSGNHAQAVALAARELGTTAVIVMPEDAPPSKRAATAGYGAEIVTYDRYTGDRVAVAEALAADRGLTLIPPYEHPHVIAGQGTAALELVEETGELDALVAPVGGGGLIAGSATAVKALHPGTRVIGVEPEAGDDTRRSLAAGRRVTVPVPRTIADGQALPTPGELTFSLNRRLLDGIVLVSDGEIRDAMRFAFERLKTVLEPSGATPLAALLNGRIDALPPRVGVILSGGNVDAARFAELCGAPR
- a CDS encoding PAS domain-containing protein; protein product: MNEPALDAERDAVLAALRPVVDGIAATFGPVCEAVLHDYRRPERSVVAVAGSVTGRTVGGAMSEIGMRVLARGDEAHDELNYVTRTAGGTLLKSSTMVLRDSSGAVFGALCVNLDVTAVDRAHALLGALAGTARTPAQVPATTFGDDIDAVVDAIVDAHPLRRDTSWAALDRDRRLQLFRDLDGRGVFAVRRSVEHVATRLGISRASAYHYLSQARADTGPAADTP
- a CDS encoding ABC transporter permease, which produces MFVLALRSIRQRPGRFLATLLSAFLGAVVIMTFNSMHDTSGQAGVDPVSAETLGTSAGVVGGYGTLLVFFAVASTLTVNVRQRTAELELLRCSGATPAQIKRMVVGEAVAVALVGAVLAVGPAMLGGRALLGMFHDSGQVARSVDYTFGPVALASGVSITLLASAGAAFLAVRRLTRGGRERTGAKRFLAGAALVTGASAAGATFLFSATDEMLMAAPAYGAILLSVGFALLSPRLLKGVLDRLPLNGASGWLAVRNLRERASHLAGILVSLILFTAVSTATITMQSVESDAVKASGLVKSVDAKNLETLNLTVVGIIAVFVCVMLINSLYAATTYRSREFGQQRLAGATPGQVLGVVGAEGVILTVTGVFFGTVAALAGVVPFTVVRTDAVLPDQFPGVWLAMVALAATVTLGTSLGTARRVLRTPAVGAVTPAA
- a CDS encoding cupin domain-containing protein — encoded protein: MLEAKTLDKPDERRDFPRGHIEAVHMEGLDFAVATFEPGWRWSESVAPIAGTDSCMIHHNCYVVEGRMHVRMDDGTESEVGPGDVFVCSPGHDAWVVGDGQCVVYDFAGSMAKEYAKAD
- a CDS encoding (Fe-S)-binding protein — protein: MRVALFLTCVNDTLYPDTGRAVVRLLTRLGVEVDFPMAQTCCGQAHYNTGYRHEAEPLARHFADVFTDYDAIVTPSGSCGAMVRELYPRMGERARAEGRGDTLAAVLAPVVPKTYELTEFLVDVLGVTDVGAYYPHTVTYHPTCHGLRSLGLGDRPRRLLAAVRGLELVELPGAEECCGFGGTFAVKNSDVSAAMGADKVRNAESTGAEVLCAADNSCLMHIGGTMTRLRTGMRPVHLAEILASTEEAAV
- a CDS encoding rhamnulokinase family protein; translated protein: MSTAVDVKAFAAVDLGASSGRVMVGRVGADRLELTEAHRFPNRPVRTPDGLRWDVLALYAGVLDGLRAAGPVDSVGVDSWAVDHGLLDADGVLLGNPVHYRDARTEGVAERVWASLPAGELYAATGVQYAPFNTLYQLVAARGTAQFAAARRLLLIPDLLSYWLTGEQGTELTNASTTQLIDPRTRDWSREVADRLGIDLGLFPPLRRPGDAAGLLRPEVLEETGLAGPVPVTAVGSHDTASAVVAVPASGERFAYICTGTWSLAGLELTAPVLTEESRAANFTNELGLDGTVRYLRNIMGLWLLQECVRAWGDPDLGGLLLEAARVPALRSVVDAGDTAFLAPGRMPERIAEACRASGQPVPETPAEVTRCILDSLALAHRGAVEEAQRLAGHPVDVVHVVGGGTRNALLCQLTADACGLPVVAGPTEAAALGNVLVQARAHGLVGDLAGMRRLLARTQSLTRYEPRGDRARWRAAADRLADR
- a CDS encoding ABC transporter ATP-binding protein, whose protein sequence is MFRSGARGNHDPGPAPEALRLVKVTRTYGSAENAVTALDGVTLSLGRGTFTAVMGPSGSGKSTLLQCAAGLDRPDGGIVCVDGKELTGGGEAELTRFRRGRVGFAFQQYNLLETLTVAQNTVLPLKLAGRRVDRGRAREVLTSVGLGDRLGHRPDQLSGGQRQRVAIARALVTEPRVIFADEPTGALDTRSARQVLLLLQEAVRTHGRTVVMVTHDPVAASYADSVVFLADGRLAGRMDAPTPDAVAERLAHLGDDVPAGV
- a CDS encoding LutB/LldF family L-lactate oxidation iron-sulfur protein; this encodes MSGTFVGMPAFPVAAREAVGNETLRGNLRHATHTIRDKRARAVAELDDWAALREAGKQIKDHTLRHLDRYLVQVEEAVTAAGGTVHWAADADEANEIVTRLVQETGESEVVKVKSMATQEIGLNEALEARGIHAYETDLAELIVQLGKDRPSHILVPAIHRNRGEIRDIFRSEMSEWGRPAPENLTDTPAELAEAARLHLREKFLRAKVGISGANFVVAETGTLVVVESEGNGRMCLTLPETLISVVGIEKIVPTWQDLEVFLQTLPRSSTAERMNPYTSMWTGTGDGRAGEGDGPRTFHLVLLDNGRTDTLADEVGRQALRCIRCSACLNVCPVYERAGGHAYGSVYPGPIGAILSPQLRGTGSEIDASLPYASSLCGACYEVCPVAIDIPEVLVHLRERVVQGGPAVRQGNRVVLKPARGHAAERAAMRAAQWAFTRPGALRTGQRLASRTRRLHPRTLPGPGRAWSGSRDLPAVPAEPFRDWWQRTRGGKDGAK